In Ruegeria sp. YS9, the genomic window GTAACTCAGACAGGAAACCGTGGCCCACCATGAGGCGCTGCCACGGTGCAGTTGGTCTTGCTTCGATGTCGGGGAGGGTGTTGTCAGCCTGTTCCATTATGCCGCTTGTTCAGGAAAACCAAGTCAAACGCCAGAGGCTGACAGGACTGACAGTGCAGACGGTGAAACTAGGGGTGGTCTGCCTGAAGCGATCTTTCCTGAATTAGTAGGTCTTTGGTGAATGCGAACAGCTCAGCCTTGGTTGGTTCTAGCAGGAAGGCTACACATCAGTCGTTCGCTGCTAGCGCAGGACTGGGCCTCAACGTCGGCGACAATGCACAGGAAGCGGGCTTTGAATCAAAGATGTAGTGATTTGGAGCCGTGGACAGCGGCTATGCGGGCAAAGCTGCCATTTGTGTCGTCCAACCGCTATATTATTTTGTCCAAGTTTCCGCGTGTTGCCGCGATCTTCTGAGCATTAGATGTTTCTTTCACGCCCTCAGTAGTCAGGCGTTTCTGCTGTCTTGCTATCTCAGCCCGAGATTCGACAAAACGCTCGAAAAACCAAGTGATTAGGGCAGGAAAACCAAAACGCAGCAGTAGAATGAGTACGGCGGGTGGGATTATATATTCCATCCAATAAACATCGTTCTTACCAACGAAGAATTCAACCAAACTGCGAAATTGAAACGGACAAGCCAATTCTCAGGGGGCGTACACTGGGCTCTAAAAGCTGTCATCCGCATTGTTTGGTCGCTCATCAGGTATTCCAACGTCGACTGTGCGGACAAAACCGACTTTGGATTGTAAGGAAGATTGCCCTTCGGTAGTCTTGGATTATTGTCCTGATATCCATCTCAAAGGGTAACTGTCTGAGTATGAAACAGATAATTTGGCCAATGGCACTACTGATGCTTATTGCGTTAAGCACTCAAACGGCGGCAAGTTTTCCGCCAATAATCCGCTTTATCGAACAACTGCTTGACCACCCAATCTGCGGATTTCCCAAGGCTTCAAAAATTGAAACCGCCAAATTAGCTTATTTCACATTGTACCGCGATCCAAGCGACTGCAATGGCAGCGGATCTGGCCGGTTCTGCAAAACACTAATTCGCGACAATATCAGTGGAAGCTGCCGTGAATACGGCCATACAAAGGGCCACATAGGAGTCGATGACAATATTCCACCAACCGTGACCCCACCGAAGGGGTGGGCACCATCTGTCACCGGTTCCTGGCCATTGTATTTAGTGGATTCTGAACGTGGCAGCATATTGTATGAGCAGCCCCAAATTTATATTCGGGTACCCGATAAAGCGGAACTGAAAGAGGAAGTATCCTTCAAGTAAGTTCGTATGGTCAGGTCGCAAAGGGCTCTTTCCGCCCTAGGTAGACTTTGAAAACATCAACTCTGTCGCCTTGTCCACACTCTCCCTGACCGGGTCTAGGTTTAACCTTGCGTAGATTGCTGTGGATTGTTGGGACCGATGCCCGAGAGACTTACCAATAATGTATCCATTGGCCCCCGTTGCCGCCTGATAGCTGCCCAAGGTGCGACGCAGGTCATGAATGCGCAGGTCTTCAATCCCTGCCTCTTTCAGGATCCGGCTCCAAGCTTTCTTGGGATCGGCAAGGTGGCCGCTTTTGCCCGAGCCTTCAAAAACGTAGGGGCTGTCTGACTTGAGCTTTCGTTCGATTAGCAACTCAACTGCCTGTTGGGGGAGATGAACCGTCAACGGGTCTGCATTCTTGGTTTCTTCGATCCGCCATGTGGCCGATGTGAAGTTGATTTCTTTCCACATCATTGCCAGCGTGTTTGACTTTCGTGCCCCTGTCAGAAGGGAAACCATAAAGAAATCTCTTGCGGCCTCGTTGGGCTCCTTGGCCAATGCCTCAAAGAAGCGAGGCAGTTCGTCAGGCTGCAAGAATCTGTCGCGGCTTTGTTCCCGAAACTTTTTGATACCAACAGCGGGGTTCACACCCTTCCACCCCCATTCAATGGCCTTGTTGAATATGGAGCGAATACGTTCAAGCAAACGGTTGGCCTGATACAAGCCGTTGTCCTTGCCGATCTTTGCATGAAGCCTTTCTACCTCAGCCCGATCAATGCTGGAAATCTTTCTGCGGAACCAATGCGACAGATATTTGTTTACTTCCCGCTCGTCATATATCCACGACTTCTTATGCACCTTGGAATACTTGTCCATGTATTCGGTAAAAAGCGCCCCAAAGGTCATTTCATCCCGAATGGCCTTTTTCTCTTTCTGAGGGTTCGCCCCAGACGCGATGCCGCCCTTGGCCTTTGCTGCCGCCTTGCGGGCCTGTTCCACGGTCATGTCAGGAAATTTGCCAAGCAACAGGCGTTCGGGTCGCCCTTCGATCCGTTTGTACAGGTAAAAGCTCTTCGATCCTGCCGCCGTCACAGCCAAAACCAATCCCGCTTCCCGTTCGTCATAGTAGTAGTCCCGTGATCCTTTCTTGGCGGCAGGGGCTTTCGAAAGGGCTGCTTTGGTGAAGTTCAAACGGTGACTGGCCACGGTATATCCTTTAGGTGTTTTGGTGCTACCGAAAGTTGACGGTGCTACACTGGTGCTACACCGGAGAGCAATTTTGGACAATGTGGAGAATGCTTACAACAAGCTAAAGCATAGGTAACATATTGATAAATCATGCAAGAAATAACCTTAGCAAATAACAGCAAACATACGACAATGAGGCTCATAACCTGAAGGTCGTAGGTTCAAATCCTACTCCCGCAACCAAAAATAACAGCCAAATATCAAACTCTTAGCATCGAATAACGCGAGGCTCTTTGCATTGCGCAAACTCAACTGGAAGCACTGTGGAAGCAAACTGCGCGCAAAATGGGTGTGGTGAACGCGCAACAGGGGCACCCCAGTCAGTCTTTTCTGCCGACGTTTTCTTCGAACGCAACCTTGAAAGCCGCCTGTTTCTCGGGGCCAGCCTCGGTTTGATACTTGGATTTCCATTCGTCCATCGTCATGCCGTAGAAAATCTCGCGGGCTTCATCCTTGCCCAGTTCGATTCCCTTTTCGTTTGCCGCTTCCTGATACCAGCGCGACAAACAGTTGCGGCAAAACCCGGCGAGGTTCATCATGTCGATGTTCTGAACGTCCGTGCGGTCTTCCATCAGGTGCTTTTGCAACCGGCGAAATGCGGCAGCCTGAAGTTCAATTTCGGTTTGCTTGTCCATGAAGTGGCTCCGGATGGCGATTGAGTTGCTTCTGACCTAACAATCCAGTGGACCCGTTACAAGAATCAGACGTGCCGAAGCGCCTTTTCACATCAGTTTCAATGCCAGCCACGGCACGATGCAGAAAACCAGCGTCAGGATTTTGTAGTTCGCAAGATACCTGAAATAGGCGCGTTTCACGTCGGGGCGTTCCATCCGAAACATCCTGCCGTGAATGTCGGCAATCCAATCCTGCAATAGCAGAACCATCAGGGTGGTAAACAGAAGCACCGCTATATTGAGCACGGCCATCCAACCAAAAAACGTCGTCAAAAACTCTCGTGTCATAATGACCCCCTTTCCCAGTTTATATGGGGAATGAAGGCCGTGCTCACAACAGCGTGATGCGCGGTAAAGCACACGAAAGACTTGCGGTCAAAGGTCGCTGGCTGCCAATGCATCTTCCAGGATTGGAGCCAATCGCTCGGCCCATTCCCTTTGCCCCGCATGGTCTGCGATCAAGTCGTTGCGCAGCTCGATCAGTGCGTTTGGGCGTCCGAACGCGGTACAGTGTTTGTCGATCGCATCCCCCGGCAGTATTCCGGTATACGGCTCGTTGACGCCAACGCACAGATCATCCTCGGCCTGAAGCCTTTCGATCAGAGGGCGTGAGAACCGCTGGTCCAAGGTGTGCAGCACGCCAATATGCCATGGGCGCGGTTCACGACCACGCAGTTGGCGGGTGAAGGAATGCATCGAAACGATCACCGCATGGGGCAGGGCAGCCATTTGTGCCAGTGCCTCGTGGTAGGGGCGGTAACACATATTCAGGCGACGTTCGCGTTCGACATCATCTGCATGGCGATTTCCCGGGATGATTGACCCGTCATAGAGCTTCATCAACAGCGTCGGATCGTCTTCACCCCGGTTCGGGTCGATGACCAACCGCGAGAAGTTGGCGGCAATCACCGGCGCGTTCAGGATCTCACCCAAGTGTTTCGACACCTCATACGCGCCGACATCATAGGCGATGTGGCGTTCCATATCCTCGCGCGGCAGACCGAGGTCGCCGCCATTTACGTCTGGGGGAACAGTATTGGTTGCGTGGTCGCATGTGATCAGCCAGCGCGACGGGCGATCCGCACCGTGGACGAAAAACGGAGTGTATGTCATGAGCCTGTCATCTAGTTTGCCGCAGGTGTAGGGCAGTTGCTTTGAAAAGGGAATTGCGCAATAAGCACCGAAACGATGTTTGCGGTAACATTTTGCGGAAGCTGATCCGCAAACCTGAGATGACGTAAGGAGGTCTTTGCTAATGCGACGCCTGAGAAATGTGAAAATCGTGGCGACGCTGGGGCCAGCGTCAAATGACTATGACACGATTCGTGCCCTGCACGAGGCTGGTGCGGATGTCTTTCGTCTGAACATGAGCCATGGCAGCCATGATGAGATCCGCGAACGGCACAAGATCATTCGGCAGGTGGAAAAGGACCTGGACAGCCCGATTGCCATTCTGGCCGACCTTCAGGGGCCCAAGCTGCGCGTTGGTGTCTTTGCCAACGAGGCCGAGGAACTGGAAGAAGGTGCAGCTTTCCGGCTCGACCTCAACACTGATGCTGGCGACGTCAACCGGGTCTGCCTGCCGCATCCCGAGATCTTTGCGGCGCTGGAACCGGGCGCGCG contains:
- a CDS encoding site-specific integrase, with the protein product MASHRLNFTKAALSKAPAAKKGSRDYYYDEREAGLVLAVTAAGSKSFYLYKRIEGRPERLLLGKFPDMTVEQARKAAAKAKGGIASGANPQKEKKAIRDEMTFGALFTEYMDKYSKVHKKSWIYDEREVNKYLSHWFRRKISSIDRAEVERLHAKIGKDNGLYQANRLLERIRSIFNKAIEWGWKGVNPAVGIKKFREQSRDRFLQPDELPRFFEALAKEPNEAARDFFMVSLLTGARKSNTLAMMWKEINFTSATWRIEETKNADPLTVHLPQQAVELLIERKLKSDSPYVFEGSGKSGHLADPKKAWSRILKEAGIEDLRIHDLRRTLGSYQAATGANGYIIGKSLGHRSQQSTAIYARLNLDPVRESVDKATELMFSKST
- a CDS encoding DUF1244 domain-containing protein, translated to MDKQTEIELQAAAFRRLQKHLMEDRTDVQNIDMMNLAGFCRNCLSRWYQEAANEKGIELGKDEAREIFYGMTMDEWKSKYQTEAGPEKQAAFKVAFEENVGRKD
- a CDS encoding DUF6868 family protein, with translation MTREFLTTFFGWMAVLNIAVLLFTTLMVLLLQDWIADIHGRMFRMERPDVKRAYFRYLANYKILTLVFCIVPWLALKLM
- a CDS encoding N-formylglutamate amidohydrolase; translation: MTYTPFFVHGADRPSRWLITCDHATNTVPPDVNGGDLGLPREDMERHIAYDVGAYEVSKHLGEILNAPVIAANFSRLVIDPNRGEDDPTLLMKLYDGSIIPGNRHADDVERERRLNMCYRPYHEALAQMAALPHAVIVSMHSFTRQLRGREPRPWHIGVLHTLDQRFSRPLIERLQAEDDLCVGVNEPYTGILPGDAIDKHCTAFGRPNALIELRNDLIADHAGQREWAERLAPILEDALAASDL